From a single Herbiconiux sp. SALV-R1 genomic region:
- a CDS encoding LLM class F420-dependent oxidoreductase has protein sequence MDFRIFTEPQQGASYDELLAVAKATETLGFDAFFRSDHYLRMGDGDPGYGPTDAWTTLAGLARETERIRLGTLVSSVTYRYPGILAIQVAQVDQMSGGRAELGLGTGWFEAEHKAYGIPFPPKRFDLLEEQLEIVTGLWTTERGDTYSYTGEHYTLENSPALPKPVQSPLPVIVGGKGAKRTPLLAARYATEFNAPFPDPGTLPGLFENVRRACDEMGRDPDDMVYSAALVAVVGADEAEFARRAAAIGREPEELRTNGLAGTASEVVDKIGALREQGAERVYLQILDLGDLDHLDFIAREVVSKVSD, from the coding sequence ATGGACTTCCGCATCTTCACCGAGCCCCAGCAGGGTGCCAGCTACGACGAACTCCTCGCGGTGGCGAAGGCCACCGAGACGCTCGGCTTCGACGCGTTCTTCCGCTCCGACCACTATCTGCGCATGGGCGACGGCGACCCGGGCTACGGCCCCACCGATGCGTGGACCACGCTGGCCGGCCTCGCCCGCGAGACCGAACGCATCCGTCTCGGCACCCTGGTGTCGTCGGTGACCTACCGCTACCCGGGCATCCTCGCCATCCAGGTGGCGCAGGTCGACCAGATGTCGGGCGGTCGCGCGGAGCTGGGTCTCGGCACCGGCTGGTTCGAGGCCGAGCACAAGGCCTACGGCATCCCCTTCCCGCCCAAGCGCTTCGACCTGCTCGAGGAGCAGCTCGAGATCGTCACCGGGCTCTGGACCACCGAGCGCGGCGACACCTACTCCTACACGGGCGAGCACTACACGCTCGAGAACTCGCCGGCGCTGCCAAAGCCCGTGCAGTCACCGCTGCCCGTCATCGTGGGCGGCAAGGGTGCGAAGCGCACACCGTTGCTCGCGGCCCGCTACGCCACCGAGTTCAACGCGCCCTTCCCCGACCCGGGCACCTTGCCCGGGCTGTTCGAGAACGTGCGCCGCGCCTGCGACGAGATGGGGCGCGACCCCGACGACATGGTCTACTCCGCTGCCCTCGTGGCCGTGGTCGGTGCCGACGAGGCCGAGTTCGCTCGCCGCGCGGCAGCTATCGGCCGCGAGCCGGAGGAGCTGCGCACGAACGGGCTCGCCGGCACCGCCTCCGAGGTGGTCGACAAGATCGGGGCGCTGCGCGAGCAGGGTGCCGAGCGGGTCTACCTGCAGATCCTCGACCTGGGCGACCTCGACCACCTCGACTTCATCGCCCGCGAGGTGGTGTCGAAGGTCTCCGACTAG
- a CDS encoding alpha-glucosidase, translating to MAMSTAAGTADDWWKGAVVYQIYPRSFQDSDGDGIGDLRGILQRLDHLERLGVDVIWLSPIYRSPQADNGYDISDYQDIDPVFGTLADFDELLEEVHRRGMKLVMDLVVNHSSDEHPWFVESRSSPDSPKRDWYWWRKPREGFEPGTPGAEPNNWESFFSGSVWQFDEASGEYYLHLFDRKQPDLNWENPEVRQAVYAMMRWWLDRGVDGFRMDVINLISKVLTLPDAEPLPGRTLANGAAHYTSGPRLHEFLQEMHREVFAGREGLITVGETPGVSTEEAVLFTDPARGEVDMVFQFEHVGLDHGPATKFRSRRLDPGELAANLTRWQDALAETGWNSLYLENHDQARSVSRFGDDGEHWRASATALATMLHLQRGTPYVYQGQEIGMTNAPFASIDDFRDVESLNHYADDLESGSSPAEALLGLASMSRDNARTPVQWDDSPNAGFTTGTPWLAANPNASRISVAAQEGDAHSVLAHYRALIAVRHEHPVVATGSFTRVDAGDEAVFAFERAGAAADGEADGGSGGGERMLVVANLSSDERVPRFENTVFERWEDAEVLLTNLPGSEGTPDAAAPLAPWEAKVYLVRD from the coding sequence ATGGCGATGAGCACCGCGGCAGGCACGGCAGACGACTGGTGGAAGGGTGCGGTGGTCTACCAGATCTACCCGCGCAGCTTCCAGGATTCGGACGGGGACGGCATCGGCGACCTGCGGGGGATCCTGCAGCGGCTCGACCACCTCGAGCGGCTCGGCGTCGACGTCATCTGGCTCTCCCCCATCTACCGGTCGCCGCAGGCCGACAACGGCTACGACATCAGCGACTATCAGGACATCGACCCCGTGTTCGGCACCCTCGCCGACTTCGACGAGCTGCTCGAGGAGGTGCACCGGCGCGGCATGAAGCTGGTGATGGACTTGGTGGTCAATCACAGCTCCGACGAGCATCCGTGGTTCGTGGAGTCGCGCTCGAGCCCCGACAGCCCGAAGCGCGACTGGTACTGGTGGCGCAAGCCCCGTGAGGGCTTCGAGCCCGGCACCCCGGGCGCCGAGCCGAACAACTGGGAGTCGTTCTTCTCGGGCTCGGTCTGGCAGTTCGACGAGGCCAGCGGCGAGTACTACCTGCACCTGTTCGACCGCAAGCAGCCCGACCTCAACTGGGAGAACCCCGAGGTGCGGCAGGCCGTCTACGCCATGATGCGCTGGTGGCTCGATCGCGGTGTCGACGGGTTCAGGATGGACGTCATCAACCTCATCTCGAAGGTGCTGACCCTGCCCGACGCCGAGCCGCTGCCCGGCCGCACGCTCGCGAACGGCGCCGCCCACTACACCTCGGGGCCGCGCCTCCACGAGTTCCTGCAGGAGATGCATCGCGAGGTGTTCGCCGGGCGCGAGGGGCTCATCACGGTGGGCGAGACGCCCGGGGTGAGCACCGAGGAGGCCGTGCTGTTCACCGACCCCGCCCGCGGCGAGGTCGACATGGTGTTCCAGTTCGAGCACGTGGGGCTCGACCACGGCCCGGCGACGAAGTTCCGGTCGCGACGGCTCGACCCGGGCGAACTCGCCGCGAACCTCACGCGGTGGCAGGATGCGCTGGCCGAGACGGGCTGGAACAGCCTCTACCTCGAGAATCACGACCAGGCCCGCTCGGTCTCGCGCTTCGGCGACGACGGCGAGCACTGGCGGGCCTCGGCGACGGCGCTCGCCACGATGCTGCACCTGCAGCGCGGCACGCCCTACGTCTATCAGGGGCAGGAGATCGGCATGACGAACGCGCCGTTCGCCTCGATCGACGACTTCCGTGACGTCGAGTCCCTCAACCACTACGCCGACGACCTCGAATCGGGCTCCAGCCCCGCCGAGGCACTCCTCGGCCTCGCCTCGATGAGCCGCGACAACGCCCGCACGCCTGTGCAGTGGGACGATTCGCCGAACGCGGGGTTCACCACCGGCACCCCCTGGCTCGCGGCCAACCCGAACGCCTCGCGCATCTCGGTCGCGGCGCAGGAGGGCGACGCGCACTCCGTGCTGGCCCACTATCGTGCGCTCATCGCGGTGCGGCACGAGCATCCGGTGGTCGCGACCGGCTCGTTCACCCGGGTCGACGCGGGCGACGAGGCGGTGTTCGCGTTCGAGCGGGCTGGCGCCGCGGCCGACGGTGAGGCCGACGGCGGCTCCGGCGGCGGCGAGCGGATGCTCGTGGTGGCCAACCTGTCGTCTGACGAACGCGTGCCCCGCTTCGAGAACACGGTGTTCGAGCGCTGGGAAGACGCGGAGGTGCTGCTCACGAACCTCCCCGGCTCGGAGGGCACGCCCGACGCGGCGGCACCACTCGCCCCCTGGGAGGCGAAGGTCTACCTCGTGCGCGACTGA
- a CDS encoding PIN domain-containing protein yields the protein MIVLDAGVLIGFLDSADAHHEAAVKILERNPFGYLVHPLTAAEVLVGPAKRGVEDEVWRDLRGIGVEVAELGPEGPLALARLRARWGLKMPDTCVLATAEQFDVHLATFDRQLATVATRTARLLPDG from the coding sequence GTGATCGTCCTCGATGCGGGTGTGCTGATCGGCTTCCTCGACAGCGCTGACGCCCATCACGAGGCCGCCGTGAAGATCCTCGAGCGGAACCCCTTCGGCTATCTCGTGCATCCGCTGACGGCCGCTGAGGTTCTCGTAGGGCCGGCGAAGCGCGGCGTGGAAGACGAGGTCTGGCGCGATCTCCGAGGGATCGGCGTCGAGGTTGCCGAGCTCGGACCAGAGGGGCCCCTCGCACTGGCCCGACTGCGCGCACGGTGGGGGTTGAAGATGCCCGACACGTGCGTGCTCGCCACCGCCGAGCAGTTCGATGTGCACCTCGCGACCTTCGACCGTCAACTCGCCACTGTCGCGACTCGCACCGCCCGTCTGCTTCCCGACGGGTGA
- a CDS encoding CynX/NimT family MFS transporter — MNRALRAGLPVTLVLGVVFVGFILRGPIVAVAPVTGPISADLGLNAAQAGLLTSLPVLCFAVMTPFASLFIGKAGANLSTTIAILGVGIGSIVRSAGGVEATFVGTVIMGAFITIGNVVIPVIIRRDVPEQRVGIVTGAYTAAMNVSSMITSLATVPLAAAFGWRGALLAWTGFVVLAAVAWFVAVGRKALRWGLVKPAVETGAVDTVAIDTRGIPLAAPEPRTWRNLSAVLLALAFAGQAFSYYGLTAWFPTVLEQQLGYSATDAGASSSIFQIAAVIGALGVPLLAQRIGIPPTFALVAALWVAFPLGLMFAPGGWLAWGFLGGVAQGGGITVVFMLVVQLSFTGTHARRLSAMVQGTGYALGATAPTLIGAVHDATDNWTLAIGVVLIATLVFAAAGLTGALRATGPRGPRGPRRR, encoded by the coding sequence ATGAACCGAGCCCTCCGCGCGGGCCTCCCCGTCACCCTGGTGCTCGGCGTGGTGTTCGTCGGGTTCATCCTGCGCGGCCCGATCGTCGCCGTCGCCCCCGTCACCGGCCCCATCAGCGCCGACCTCGGCCTGAACGCCGCCCAGGCGGGCCTGCTCACGAGCCTCCCGGTGCTCTGCTTCGCCGTCATGACGCCGTTCGCGTCGCTGTTCATCGGCAAGGCCGGGGCGAACCTCTCGACCACCATCGCCATCCTCGGAGTGGGCATCGGCTCGATCGTGCGCTCGGCCGGGGGAGTGGAGGCCACCTTCGTCGGCACCGTCATCATGGGTGCCTTCATCACCATCGGCAACGTCGTCATCCCGGTCATCATCCGCCGCGACGTGCCCGAGCAGCGGGTCGGCATCGTCACCGGCGCCTACACCGCGGCCATGAACGTGAGCTCGATGATCACCTCCCTCGCGACGGTCCCCCTCGCCGCCGCCTTCGGCTGGCGAGGCGCCCTGCTCGCCTGGACGGGTTTCGTCGTGCTCGCCGCCGTCGCCTGGTTCGTAGCGGTGGGCCGCAAAGCCCTGCGCTGGGGCCTGGTGAAGCCGGCGGTCGAGACGGGCGCCGTCGACACCGTCGCCATCGACACCAGGGGCATTCCCCTCGCCGCCCCCGAGCCGCGCACCTGGCGCAACCTCTCTGCGGTGCTGCTCGCGCTCGCCTTCGCCGGCCAGGCGTTCTCGTACTACGGCCTCACCGCCTGGTTCCCCACCGTGCTCGAGCAGCAGCTCGGCTACTCGGCGACGGATGCGGGCGCCAGCTCCTCCATCTTCCAGATCGCCGCGGTGATCGGCGCGCTGGGGGTGCCGCTGCTCGCACAGCGCATCGGAATCCCGCCCACCTTCGCCCTCGTCGCCGCGCTCTGGGTCGCCTTCCCGCTCGGGCTCATGTTCGCCCCCGGCGGCTGGCTCGCCTGGGGCTTCCTCGGCGGCGTGGCCCAGGGCGGCGGCATCACCGTCGTCTTCATGCTCGTGGTGCAGCTCTCGTTCACGGGAACCCACGCCCGCCGCCTCTCGGCCATGGTGCAGGGCACCGGCTACGCCCTCGGCGCCACGGCCCCCACCCTCATCGGCGCCGTGCACGACGCCACCGACAACTGGACCCTCGCCATCGGCGTCGTGCTCATCGCCACCCTCGTCTTCGCCGCCGCCGGCCTCACCGGCGCCCTCCGTGCGACCGGCCCCCGCGGCCCCCGTGGCCCACGCCGCCGCTGA
- a CDS encoding YhgE/Pip domain-containing protein encodes MSASTSTPTPRMRRRTKIVLAVLALLAVVFTPLAVNGLFAGALANADTNLTTIPAAIVNNDEMTTTTNADGTETVNFAGRAVVTELTGGDSGFGWTVTNSDDAQAGLADGRYYAVMTIPPGFSASINTLGSTSPEKGLIQIETDASHGYLSGIVASTVASAVQANFGSFVTAQVVNGIYTGFDTVGTSLTDAADGASQLATGADGLADGSSQLADGLGQLSTGAASAGSGASQLADGLGQLASGASAAAPGATQLADGLTRLSDGASKSADGAQQLSSGISEYTGGVSQLAGGLGALAGQTTELGQLSSGIDQYTGGVSQTASGLADLNAAAQADPTVPAYLKSGLEQISGGLTQLADGGSALSDGAAGLPALSDGIAQLSSGAQQLAAGGEPLASGAQQLADGSAQLAGGLAQTAPGATELADGVSQLASGLEQTVPGATQLADGVTQLADGVAQTVPGAEQLSDGASQLGDGAQQLSDGLSSGAEQLTGTVPTDTADAADVVAQPLAVDTTSLNNVSGVGQIVSTIMLPVALWLGALAVFLWLRPLSRAVLASSAPTARLALRTFGRAAGVAAVQAALLVAFLHLVLGVAWSSLPATLGFSLLVALAFTAFQQFLSTAFGRLGSVISLVLLALQLAATGGLYPVELLSGPFQAVNAISPLSYAVSGIQTILTGGQAGTVVTACLVMAGILVVSLVLAIAALARRRRPVEIGWVVPVVPATA; translated from the coding sequence ATGAGCGCCTCGACCTCCACCCCCACGCCCCGCATGCGGCGGCGCACCAAGATCGTGCTGGCGGTGCTCGCCCTGCTCGCCGTGGTGTTCACGCCCCTCGCGGTGAACGGCCTGTTCGCGGGGGCGCTCGCGAACGCCGACACGAACCTGACGACCATCCCGGCCGCCATCGTGAACAACGACGAGATGACGACGACCACGAACGCCGACGGCACCGAGACGGTGAACTTCGCCGGGCGCGCCGTCGTCACCGAGCTCACCGGGGGAGACTCCGGGTTCGGGTGGACGGTCACCAACTCCGACGACGCCCAGGCGGGCCTCGCCGACGGGCGGTACTACGCGGTGATGACGATCCCGCCCGGGTTCTCGGCGTCGATCAACACGCTCGGCAGCACCTCGCCCGAGAAGGGTCTCATTCAGATCGAGACGGATGCGTCGCACGGCTACCTCTCGGGCATCGTCGCGTCGACAGTGGCGTCGGCGGTGCAGGCGAACTTCGGGTCGTTCGTCACGGCGCAGGTGGTGAACGGCATCTACACCGGTTTCGACACCGTGGGCACGAGCCTCACCGACGCCGCCGACGGCGCGTCCCAGCTGGCCACCGGCGCCGACGGTCTCGCCGACGGCTCCTCCCAGCTCGCCGACGGCCTCGGCCAGCTCTCCACCGGTGCCGCCTCCGCCGGCTCCGGCGCCTCCCAGCTCGCCGACGGCCTCGGCCAGCTCGCCTCCGGCGCCTCCGCCGCGGCCCCCGGCGCCACCCAGCTCGCCGACGGCCTCACCCGACTCTCCGACGGGGCGTCCAAGTCTGCCGACGGAGCCCAGCAGCTCAGCAGCGGAATCTCCGAGTACACCGGGGGTGTCAGCCAGCTCGCGGGCGGGCTGGGAGCCCTGGCCGGCCAGACGACCGAGCTCGGGCAGCTCTCCTCGGGCATCGACCAGTACACGGGTGGAGTGTCCCAGACGGCGTCGGGCCTCGCCGACCTCAACGCGGCCGCTCAGGCCGATCCGACAGTGCCCGCCTATCTCAAGTCGGGCCTGGAACAGATCTCGGGGGGTCTGACGCAGCTCGCCGACGGCGGATCCGCGCTCTCCGACGGCGCCGCAGGGCTTCCTGCCCTCAGCGACGGCATCGCGCAGCTCTCGAGCGGCGCGCAGCAGCTCGCCGCCGGCGGCGAGCCTCTCGCCTCGGGCGCGCAGCAGCTCGCCGACGGAAGCGCGCAGCTGGCCGGGGGGCTGGCTCAGACGGCGCCGGGGGCGACGGAGCTGGCTGACGGGGTGTCGCAGCTCGCGTCGGGACTCGAGCAGACGGTGCCCGGGGCGACTCAGCTCGCCGACGGGGTGACGCAGCTGGCCGACGGTGTCGCGCAGACGGTGCCGGGGGCCGAGCAGCTCTCCGACGGGGCCTCGCAGCTCGGTGACGGCGCGCAGCAGCTCTCCGACGGGCTCTCGAGCGGGGCCGAGCAGCTCACCGGCACCGTGCCCACCGACACCGCCGACGCGGCAGACGTGGTGGCGCAGCCGCTGGCTGTCGACACCACCAGCCTGAACAACGTGTCGGGTGTGGGGCAGATCGTCTCGACGATCATGCTCCCGGTCGCCCTGTGGCTCGGGGCGCTCGCCGTGTTCCTCTGGCTGCGGCCGCTCTCGCGGGCCGTGCTCGCCTCCTCGGCGCCGACCGCCCGCCTCGCCCTCCGCACCTTCGGGCGTGCGGCCGGCGTGGCCGCCGTCCAGGCGGCCCTGCTCGTGGCGTTCCTGCACCTGGTGCTCGGGGTGGCCTGGAGCTCGCTCCCCGCGACCCTCGGCTTCTCGCTGCTCGTGGCGCTCGCGTTCACCGCGTTCCAGCAGTTCCTCAGCACCGCGTTCGGCAGGCTCGGCTCGGTGATCTCGCTGGTGCTGCTCGCGCTGCAGCTCGCGGCGACGGGCGGGCTCTACCCGGTGGAGCTGCTCTCCGGCCCCTTCCAGGCCGTCAACGCCATCAGTCCGCTGAGCTACGCGGTGTCGGGCATCCAGACCATCCTCACCGGTGGGCAGGCGGGCACCGTGGTGACGGCCTGCCTGGTCATGGCGGGAATCCTGGTGGTGAGCCTCGTGCTCGCGATCGCGGCTCTGGCGAGACGCCGGAGGCCGGTGGAGATCGGATGGGTCGTGCCGGTGGTGCCCGCGACGGCGTAG
- a CDS encoding MMPL family transporter, whose product MATLLYRIGRFAYRRAWYVVIAWVFALGALLGGGLALGGQFQESFTIPGTESQQTIDKLENLFPAAAGAGATVVVVAPDGASVNDADVTQEITDVSNELGDLDQVASVIPPYSEYATNQISEDGTTGLIKVQFDGPATDITDATLEQVQEVGNTLTAEGMQVSYGGEAFQSQEFGLTITEAVGVLFAGVVLFITFGSLLAAGLPLLTALIGVGLSTGGIMAVAFFTPVSSTAPMLAVMIGLAVGIDYALFILSRHRSQLAQGMDAEESAAQSVATAGAAVLFAGLTVIIALLGLLVVGIPFLSVMGVGAAFAVLVAVLVALTMLPAIMGVAKGKLAPKPGSRAHRRLLAATEHDADEEGSKAHKPSLGGRWVALVMKAPVVFLIAVIGLLGVASIPAFSLDLNLPTAASQPEGSTTRIAYDTVAEKFGPGYNGTVVVVADITQTNDVLDDLDSIRKELETVPGVATVGPGLPDETLDTAIFQVIPTTAPDSPDTKALVERLRELSPQIDEEYGTPFTVSGQTAVAIDVSNQLTAALLPFGVLVVGLSIVLLAMVFRSLAVPIKAALGFVLTIGASFGVTVAVFQWGWAADLLNVHATGPIISFLPILLMAILFGLAMDYEVFLVSGMREEYVKTKDARRAVRIGFQHGARVVTAAALIMFFVFFAFVPEGEGPIKAIALALAVGVAVDAFLVRMTLVPAVMTLLGRRAWYLPRWLDKALPNVDVEGESLRDHIEERDWAADRGGDVVTAERLEVAGAVGPVSFSLPFGAAAVLVGDTQSRRLVGAALAGRIAPAAGHLQVLGHGLPSEAADVAGAVTLVDLESRRLDASTTVGDALLERLRLAQPWFRRVPARTAEGLVGRINLALDAFADEEQIDVHRTIGELSPLAATLLNVAMGVADGARVTVADAGDGEFTSTSTLGFATAVAAVAGLDTTVVIGLDRAVAGGADTLGGRPLVVIDLGASASASASASASATSASSASEGALR is encoded by the coding sequence GTGGCCACCCTGCTCTATCGCATCGGCCGGTTCGCCTACCGCCGAGCCTGGTACGTCGTCATCGCCTGGGTGTTCGCGCTCGGTGCGCTCCTCGGCGGTGGCCTCGCCCTCGGCGGTCAGTTCCAGGAGAGCTTCACCATCCCGGGCACCGAGTCGCAGCAGACCATCGACAAGCTCGAGAACCTCTTCCCTGCGGCAGCCGGTGCCGGGGCCACGGTGGTCGTGGTCGCCCCCGACGGCGCGTCGGTGAACGACGCCGACGTCACCCAGGAGATCACCGACGTCTCGAACGAGCTCGGCGACCTCGACCAGGTCGCGAGCGTCATCCCGCCCTACTCGGAGTACGCGACCAACCAGATCTCCGAAGACGGCACCACCGGTCTCATCAAGGTGCAGTTCGACGGGCCGGCCACCGACATCACCGACGCCACGCTCGAGCAGGTGCAGGAGGTCGGCAACACCCTCACCGCCGAGGGCATGCAGGTCTCCTACGGGGGAGAGGCCTTCCAGAGCCAGGAGTTCGGGCTCACCATCACCGAGGCGGTCGGCGTGCTGTTCGCCGGGGTGGTGCTGTTCATCACCTTCGGCTCGCTGCTGGCGGCCGGCCTCCCGCTGCTCACCGCGCTCATCGGCGTCGGCCTGTCGACGGGCGGCATCATGGCGGTGGCGTTCTTCACACCGGTGTCGAGCACGGCCCCCATGCTGGCCGTGATGATCGGCCTCGCCGTGGGAATCGACTACGCGCTGTTCATCCTGTCGAGGCACCGAAGTCAATTGGCGCAGGGAATGGATGCAGAGGAGTCGGCAGCCCAATCGGTCGCCACCGCGGGCGCTGCCGTGCTGTTCGCGGGCCTCACCGTCATCATCGCGCTGCTCGGCCTCCTCGTTGTGGGCATCCCGTTCCTTTCCGTCATGGGTGTCGGAGCCGCGTTCGCGGTGCTGGTGGCGGTGCTCGTGGCGCTCACCATGCTGCCCGCCATCATGGGTGTGGCGAAGGGCAAGCTGGCGCCGAAGCCCGGCTCCCGCGCCCACCGGCGACTCCTCGCCGCGACCGAGCACGACGCCGACGAGGAGGGCTCGAAGGCGCACAAGCCCTCGCTCGGCGGGCGCTGGGTCGCGCTCGTGATGAAAGCGCCCGTCGTCTTCCTCATCGCTGTGATCGGTCTGCTCGGTGTGGCGAGCATCCCGGCCTTCAGTCTCGACCTCAACCTGCCCACGGCAGCGTCTCAGCCGGAGGGGTCGACCACCCGCATCGCCTACGACACGGTCGCCGAGAAGTTCGGCCCGGGCTACAACGGCACCGTCGTGGTGGTCGCCGACATCACGCAGACGAACGACGTGCTCGACGACCTCGACAGCATCCGCAAGGAGCTCGAGACCGTTCCCGGCGTCGCGACAGTGGGCCCGGGCCTCCCTGACGAGACGCTCGACACCGCGATCTTCCAGGTCATCCCCACCACCGCGCCCGACTCGCCCGACACCAAGGCGCTGGTGGAACGGCTGCGTGAGCTGAGCCCCCAGATCGACGAGGAGTACGGCACCCCGTTCACCGTGAGCGGCCAGACCGCCGTGGCGATCGACGTGTCGAACCAGCTCACCGCGGCACTGTTGCCCTTCGGCGTGCTCGTGGTGGGGCTGTCGATCGTGCTGCTGGCGATGGTGTTCCGCTCGCTCGCGGTGCCCATCAAGGCGGCGCTCGGCTTCGTGCTCACCATCGGCGCCTCCTTCGGGGTGACGGTCGCCGTGTTCCAGTGGGGGTGGGCCGCCGACCTGCTCAACGTGCACGCGACAGGGCCGATCATCAGCTTCCTGCCGATCCTGCTCATGGCGATCCTGTTCGGGCTCGCGATGGACTACGAGGTCTTCCTCGTCTCGGGCATGCGCGAGGAGTACGTGAAGACGAAGGATGCGCGCCGGGCCGTGCGCATCGGCTTCCAGCACGGCGCCCGCGTGGTCACCGCGGCCGCGCTCATCATGTTCTTCGTCTTCTTCGCCTTCGTGCCCGAGGGGGAGGGGCCGATCAAGGCCATCGCGCTCGCGCTCGCCGTGGGTGTGGCGGTCGACGCCTTCCTGGTGCGCATGACCCTGGTGCCCGCGGTGATGACACTGCTCGGCCGGCGGGCCTGGTACCTGCCGCGCTGGCTCGACAAGGCGCTGCCGAACGTCGACGTGGAAGGCGAGAGCCTGCGCGACCACATCGAGGAGCGCGACTGGGCCGCCGACCGCGGGGGCGACGTCGTGACGGCGGAGCGGCTCGAGGTCGCGGGGGCCGTCGGCCCGGTGTCGTTCTCGCTGCCGTTCGGTGCCGCCGCGGTGCTCGTGGGCGACACGCAGTCGCGCCGGCTCGTGGGTGCGGCGCTCGCCGGGCGCATCGCGCCGGCCGCGGGTCATCTGCAGGTGCTCGGGCACGGCCTGCCGTCCGAGGCCGCGGATGTCGCGGGAGCGGTGACGCTGGTCGACCTCGAGTCGCGGCGCCTCGACGCGAGTACGACGGTGGGCGACGCGCTGCTCGAACGGTTGCGGCTCGCGCAACCGTGGTTCAGGCGGGTGCCGGCGCGCACGGCGGAGGGGCTCGTGGGCCGCATCAACCTCGCGCTCGACGCGTTCGCCGACGAGGAGCAGATCGACGTGCACCGCACCATCGGCGAGCTCTCGCCGCTCGCGGCGACGCTGCTCAACGTGGCGATGGGTGTCGCTGACGGGGCCCGGGTGACCGTGGCCGACGCCGGTGACGGCGAGTTCACGAGCACCTCGACGCTCGGCTTCGCCACCGCCGTCGCGGCCGTGGCGGGGCTCGACACCACCGTGGTGATCGGGCTCGACCGGGCCGTCGCCGGGGGTGCCGACACGCTCGGGGGGCGGCCGCTCGTGGTGATCGACCTCGGCGCCTCCGCATCCGCATCCGCATCCGCGTCCGCATCCGCTACCTCCGCGTCCTCCGCTTCAGAAGGAGCCCTCCGATGA
- a CDS encoding TetR/AcrR family transcriptional regulator, with product MSVIPPIARAQHDVAAELRQIALSMFAEHGYAGTSLQQIADAAGYSKSSVLYHFRSKEALFEAALAPSVAELAGFLESLVEKVISGDRRAEFTANFVDLLLAHRLAAHVIINQGQTLSDIPIIDEARGVIDRIGESFMLGLPSTKQRIRLGVALAGAAYILVASSPGLTAAEDIDEVREALIDVVGELITPLSS from the coding sequence GTGTCCGTCATCCCCCCGATCGCGCGTGCCCAGCATGACGTCGCCGCCGAGCTGCGCCAGATCGCGCTGAGCATGTTCGCCGAGCACGGGTACGCCGGCACGAGCCTGCAGCAGATCGCCGACGCGGCGGGCTACTCGAAGTCGAGCGTGCTGTACCACTTCCGCTCGAAGGAGGCGCTGTTCGAGGCCGCGCTCGCGCCCTCGGTCGCCGAGCTCGCCGGGTTCCTCGAGTCGCTGGTCGAGAAGGTCATCTCGGGCGACCGGCGGGCCGAGTTCACCGCGAACTTCGTCGACCTGCTGCTCGCGCACCGGCTCGCCGCGCACGTCATCATCAACCAGGGCCAGACGCTCTCCGACATCCCCATCATCGACGAGGCGCGCGGCGTCATCGACCGCATCGGGGAGTCGTTCATGCTCGGTCTCCCGTCGACCAAGCAGCGCATCCGGCTCGGGGTCGCCCTCGCCGGTGCCGCGTACATCCTGGTGGCCTCGAGCCCCGGCCTCACGGCCGCCGAAGACATCGACGAGGTCAGGGAAGCCCTCATCGACGTCGTCGGCGAACTCATCACACCGCTGTCGAGCTGA